The following are from one region of the Colius striatus isolate bColStr4 chromosome Z, bColStr4.1.hap1, whole genome shotgun sequence genome:
- the PGAP4 gene encoding post-GPI attachment to proteins factor 4: protein MLHQAWQLCGRRCRWSSPFVHLLTLTMFTFGVLTPLICHRLLHSYFYLRRWHLNSMSQDFLEQNQQEGQAALQYFEKLQIPNTSEASGSDAFQPLLLVTIITVQRRNDFHYVLQVASHFHRLLQKCGARCRGHRVLLCNVEKDPGSHQDVRLLSSFFPMVSRDKTGGDPDPRVNQFEKEKQDYIFCLEQSLLVYNPEYILIVEDDAVPEEEIFSVLQHLMLARFSKPYLRDALYFKLYHPERLQRYFNPEPMRILEWLGLGMFLGPLLSCVYCWAAGRPSLSWPIVLFFAVYSMVLSELVGRHYLLELRRLSPALYSIVPVTECCTPAMLFSAPASRRALRYLRGLHCRQGFAKDIALYSLLRAKGENAYVVEPNLVRHVGMYSSLRLNDNPKLL, encoded by the coding sequence atgTTACACCAAGCCTGGCAGctctgtgggagacggtgtcgaTGGTCCAGCCCTTTTGTCCATCTCCTTACACTAACCATGTTTACATTTGGTGTGCTCACACCTTTAATTTGCCACCGGCTTCTCCACTCATATTTCTATTTGCGGCGCTGGCACCTGAACTCCATGAGCCAGGATTTCCTGGAGCAGAACCAGCAGGAGGGCCAGGCCGCTCTCCAGTACTTTGAGAAGCTGCAGATCCCAAACACCTCTGAGGCCTCTGGCAGTGACGCCTTCCAGCCCTTGCTGCTGGTCACCATTATCACTGTGCAGAGGCGGAATGATTTCCACTATGTCTTGCAAGTGGCCTCTCACTTCCACCGCCTCCTCCAGAAATGCGGCGCGCGTTGCCGTGGCCACCGCGTCCTCCTCTGTAATGTAGAGAAGGACCCTGGTAGCCATCAGGATGTCAGGCTGctgagcagcttctttcctATGGTCAGTCGTGACAAAACTGGTGGGGACCCTGACCCCAGAGTGAACCAgtttgagaaggagaagcaggACTACATCTTCTGCCTTGAGCAGTCGCTGTTGGTGTACAACCCAGAGTACATCCTCATAGTGGAAGATGACGCTGTGCCGGAGGAGGAGATATTCTCTGTCTTGCAGCATCTCATGTTGGCTCGGTTCTCCAAACCGTATCTCAGAGATGCGCTCTATTTCAAGCTTTACCATCCTGAGAGGCTCCAGCGCTACTTCAATCCTGAACCCATGAGGATCCTCGAGTGGCTcggcctgggcatgttcctgggTCCCCTGCTGAGCTGTGTGTACTGCTGGGCGGCTGGTCGCCCAAGCCTCAGCTGGCCCATTGTGCTGTTCTTTGCCGTGTACAGCATGGTGCTGTCGGAGCTGGTGGGCCGGCACTATCTGCTGGAGCTGCGCCGGCTGTCCCCTGCGCTGTACAGCATCGTGCCCGTCACCGAGTGCTGCACGCCCGCCATGCTCTTCTCTGCGCCGGCCTCGCGCCGTGCCTTACGTTACCTGCGGGGGCTGCACTGCCGGCAGGGCTTTGCGAAGGACATTGCCCTCTACTCGCTGCTGCGTGCTAAGGGGGAGAATGCCTACGTGGTGGAGCCCAACCTGGTGCGGCATGTGGGGATGTATTCCAGTCTTCGGCTCAATGACAACCCGAAACTTCTATAA